A genome region from Arthrobacter sp. SLBN-100 includes the following:
- a CDS encoding universal stress protein, whose product MSIIVGFVPTPAGEAALTAGIAEAQLRQQDLFIVNSARQGALVDKSVATEDVLAQAAKRAADVGVTATVIQPPYQHDLADEFLDVAREVDASLIVIGLRHRTQVGKFILGSHAQQILMQADRPVLAVKADGGHF is encoded by the coding sequence ATGAGCATCATCGTCGGATTCGTCCCCACCCCGGCAGGGGAGGCCGCCCTCACAGCCGGCATCGCCGAAGCGCAGCTCCGCCAGCAGGACCTGTTCATTGTGAACTCCGCCCGCCAGGGCGCCCTGGTGGATAAATCAGTGGCCACCGAGGACGTCCTGGCCCAGGCCGCCAAACGGGCCGCCGACGTCGGAGTAACGGCAACTGTCATCCAGCCGCCCTACCAGCACGATCTGGCCGACGAGTTCCTCGACGTCGCCCGGGAAGTGGACGCGTCGCTCATCGTCATCGGGTTGCGGCACCGCACCCAGGTGGGCAAGTTCATCCTGGGCAGCCACGCACAGCAGATCCTGATGCAGGCCGACCGGCCGGTCCTGGCCGTGAAGGCCGACGGCGGCCATTTCTAG
- a CDS encoding NUDIX domain-containing protein, giving the protein MPVLSAGILLYRRPDPAALEVWIAHMGGPFWARKDAHAWSIPKGEFSEGEDPLAAGLREFAEEMGAPAPDAEYRELGRFRQPSGKVITVFAAEQDFRPEVIESNTFPLEWPKGSGRIQHYPEIDDARWFPEQEARLKLVKGQLPVLDALKELVR; this is encoded by the coding sequence ATGCCGGTTCTCAGCGCCGGAATCCTGCTGTACAGGCGGCCGGATCCCGCCGCCCTGGAGGTCTGGATCGCCCATATGGGCGGCCCCTTCTGGGCCCGCAAGGACGCCCACGCCTGGTCCATTCCAAAAGGCGAATTCAGCGAAGGGGAGGACCCCCTGGCAGCGGGCCTGCGGGAGTTTGCCGAGGAGATGGGCGCGCCCGCACCGGATGCGGAGTACCGGGAACTCGGCAGGTTCCGGCAGCCTTCAGGCAAGGTCATCACTGTTTTCGCCGCGGAGCAGGACTTCCGCCCCGAAGTGATCGAAAGCAACACCTTCCCGCTCGAATGGCCCAAGGGCTCAGGCCGGATCCAGCACTACCCGGAAATTGACGATGCCCGCTGGTTCCCCGAACAGGAGGCCCGGCTGAAGCTGGTGAAGGGCCAACTCCCCGTCCTGGACGCCCTCAAGGAACTCGTCCGGTAA
- the radA gene encoding DNA repair protein RadA, translated as MATKTSRASKAPAYKCAECGWTTAKWVGRCGECQAWGTVEETGTAVARTTAAATVVEPARRIAEVDATTAAFLPTGVDELDRVLGGGLVPGAVILLAGEPGVGKSTLLLDVAAKFARTAQDVLYVTGEESAAQVKLRAERIDAVAESLYLSAETDLGQALGQVEKIEPRLLIVDSVQTLSSADVDGSAGGVSQVREVAASIIAAAKRRNMTTLLVGHVTKDGSIAGPRLLEHLVDVVCQFEGERHSRLRLLRAVKNRYGPTDDVGCFDLNENGIEGLADPSGLFVSRTKEPVSGTCITVTMEGRRPLLAEVQSLLAESPNSQPRRATSGLDSSRVSMLLAVLQQRAGTLLHKDDSYVATVGGVKLSEPATDLAVALAVASAKARKPLPIRLIAFGEVGLAGEVRPVPGINQRIQEAHRLGFTHAVVPASHAGPGPIPAGFSVREVEHLTEALSLLIG; from the coding sequence ATGGCAACAAAGACTTCCCGGGCCTCCAAGGCGCCCGCTTACAAATGCGCCGAATGCGGCTGGACCACGGCTAAGTGGGTGGGCCGGTGCGGCGAGTGCCAGGCGTGGGGCACCGTGGAGGAAACCGGCACCGCTGTGGCGCGTACGACGGCGGCCGCAACAGTTGTGGAGCCGGCGCGCCGGATCGCGGAGGTGGACGCCACCACGGCAGCTTTCCTGCCCACCGGCGTGGACGAGTTGGACCGGGTGCTGGGCGGCGGCCTGGTTCCTGGCGCCGTCATCCTGCTCGCGGGAGAACCCGGCGTCGGCAAGTCCACGCTGCTGCTGGATGTGGCGGCCAAGTTCGCCCGTACGGCGCAGGACGTGCTGTACGTGACGGGCGAGGAGTCGGCAGCGCAGGTGAAGCTGCGCGCCGAGCGGATCGACGCCGTGGCCGAGTCCCTGTACCTGTCCGCGGAGACGGACCTGGGCCAGGCGCTGGGGCAGGTGGAGAAGATCGAGCCGCGGCTGCTGATCGTGGACTCGGTCCAGACCCTCAGCAGTGCCGATGTTGACGGTAGCGCCGGCGGCGTCTCCCAGGTCCGCGAAGTGGCTGCGTCCATTATTGCTGCCGCAAAACGCAGAAACATGACAACGCTGCTGGTGGGCCATGTCACCAAGGACGGCTCCATCGCCGGGCCGCGGCTGCTGGAGCACCTCGTGGACGTGGTCTGCCAGTTCGAGGGAGAACGCCATTCCCGGCTGCGGCTGCTGCGGGCTGTCAAGAACCGCTACGGCCCCACGGACGACGTCGGCTGCTTTGACCTGAATGAGAACGGCATCGAAGGCCTTGCCGATCCCAGCGGCCTGTTCGTCAGCCGCACCAAGGAACCGGTTTCGGGCACCTGCATCACGGTGACGATGGAAGGCAGGCGTCCCCTGCTGGCGGAGGTGCAGTCGCTGCTCGCCGAAAGCCCCAACTCGCAGCCGCGGCGGGCCACCAGCGGCCTGGACAGTTCCCGGGTCTCGATGCTGCTGGCTGTCCTGCAGCAGCGCGCCGGAACGCTGCTGCACAAGGATGACTCCTACGTGGCCACGGTGGGCGGCGTGAAGCTCAGCGAACCCGCCACGGACCTCGCTGTAGCCCTTGCGGTGGCATCCGCCAAGGCCCGCAAGCCGTTGCCTATCCGACTCATAGCCTTCGGCGAGGTGGGCCTGGCCGGTGAGGTCCGCCCGGTCCCGGGAATCAACCAACGGATACAGGAGGCGCACCGGCTTGGCTTCACCCACGCTGTGGTTCCCGCCAGCCACGCCGGCCCGGGCCCCATTCCCGCCGGTTTCTCCGTCCGGGAAGTGGAACACCTGACGGAGGCCCTTAGCCTGCTGATCGGCTAG
- a CDS encoding multicopper oxidase family protein has product MVQLTRRQLLQAGALAGAGVLAGVHPAAARIAAGPSGLPGMFTEQLPTLAELGVIDMRGGGSTELWMRNARHSFHPELGLTDTLAYQAAGSSQTYLGPVIIAARGTGFNLTVHNAIQIHPLAFAIDTELVPAGSNDAHYPRTSVHLHGGNTSPESDGGPEQTFLPGTSYTYHYDNNQDAAGLWYHDHALGLTRLNVYAGLAGGYLLRDTPGGTGIDTGDGTHLPPPPYEVPLIIQDRMFNPDGSFAYPPNDELTAPDGTPRPWAPEFFGDIATVNGKCWPNLDVARGKYRFRVYNGSNARFYDLKFVVDATAIVFHQIGSDGGLLDRPVRLNKLVLGPGERADIVVDFAGLPAGSAVTLTNNARTPFPNGPVAVPPGGSPLRQIMRFTVLSQQGYTTPLPGHLRAQPLTKLADVAPAATRYMPLVEVLNGAGVPIMALLNNRTFKSPDITRVRSDSLEQWELINTTEDAHPIHLHFTQFQVLGRQRFDVDGYLAATGYVDPATGLVAPGRGYAVPVGPFLARRPAGAPANERGWKDTVVAMPGEVTRIVVPFGAAAAGGAPLAIGSSFKGEYVWHCHILEHEDNDMMQRYVIE; this is encoded by the coding sequence ATGGTGCAGTTAACAAGAAGGCAGCTCCTCCAGGCCGGTGCGCTGGCGGGAGCCGGAGTGCTGGCCGGAGTCCACCCCGCGGCCGCCCGGATAGCGGCAGGTCCTTCGGGCCTGCCGGGCATGTTCACGGAACAACTTCCCACCCTGGCAGAACTGGGCGTCATTGATATGAGGGGCGGCGGCAGTACGGAGTTGTGGATGCGCAACGCCCGCCACAGTTTCCACCCCGAGCTGGGGCTGACGGACACCCTGGCCTATCAGGCCGCCGGTTCATCCCAGACGTACCTGGGCCCGGTGATTATTGCCGCGCGGGGAACCGGCTTCAACCTCACCGTGCACAATGCCATCCAAATCCACCCCCTTGCGTTTGCCATCGACACTGAACTGGTGCCGGCCGGCAGCAACGATGCGCACTATCCCAGGACATCGGTCCACCTTCATGGCGGCAATACCAGCCCGGAGTCCGATGGCGGCCCGGAACAGACCTTCCTCCCGGGTACTTCCTATACCTACCACTACGACAACAACCAGGACGCGGCCGGGTTGTGGTACCACGACCATGCCCTTGGCCTCACAAGGCTCAATGTTTACGCCGGACTGGCCGGGGGTTACCTGCTCCGGGACACGCCCGGTGGAACCGGCATAGATACCGGTGACGGCACGCACCTTCCCCCGCCGCCGTACGAAGTGCCGCTGATCATCCAGGACCGGATGTTCAACCCGGACGGTTCCTTCGCCTATCCTCCCAATGACGAACTGACCGCGCCCGACGGCACACCCCGTCCCTGGGCGCCGGAGTTCTTCGGCGACATCGCCACGGTTAACGGGAAGTGCTGGCCGAACCTTGACGTGGCACGGGGAAAATACCGCTTCCGCGTGTACAACGGCTCCAATGCCAGGTTCTATGACCTCAAGTTCGTCGTAGACGCCACGGCAATCGTCTTCCACCAGATAGGATCCGACGGCGGCCTGCTGGACCGTCCCGTCAGGCTCAACAAGCTGGTCCTCGGCCCGGGCGAGCGGGCAGACATCGTGGTCGACTTTGCCGGGCTCCCGGCCGGCTCCGCAGTGACACTGACCAACAATGCGCGCACCCCCTTCCCGAACGGGCCCGTAGCTGTCCCGCCGGGCGGGTCCCCGCTACGGCAGATCATGCGCTTCACCGTGCTGAGCCAGCAGGGCTACACCACGCCCCTGCCCGGCCACCTGCGTGCACAACCACTCACAAAGCTGGCCGACGTGGCCCCTGCAGCCACGCGGTACATGCCCCTCGTGGAGGTCCTCAACGGAGCCGGCGTCCCTATCATGGCTCTCCTCAACAACCGGACGTTCAAGAGCCCGGACATCACCAGGGTGCGGTCCGACAGCCTGGAACAATGGGAACTCATCAACACCACCGAAGACGCCCACCCGATCCATCTGCATTTCACCCAGTTCCAGGTCCTCGGCCGGCAGCGGTTCGACGTCGACGGGTACCTCGCTGCCACAGGCTACGTTGACCCTGCCACCGGCCTGGTGGCGCCGGGGCGCGGATATGCGGTGCCGGTGGGGCCGTTCCTGGCCCGCCGTCCGGCTGGCGCTCCAGCCAATGAACGGGGATGGAAGGACACCGTCGTGGCGATGCCAGGCGAGGTGACCCGGATCGTGGTCCCGTTTGGTGCCGCGGCGGCCGGGGGAGCTCCGCTGGCCATCGGCTCATCCTTCAAAGGCGAATACGTCTGGCACTGCCACATCCTTGAGCACGAGGACAACGACATGATGCAGCGGTACGTCATCGAGTAG
- a CDS encoding FUSC family protein, protein MAPAAGLSASRRFLRGRVRTGLIRSRNSLVPAIQMTVCAVGAYAFAEFVLGHADPLFAATSSLIALGFSREPRLRRVLEVGLGCTIGIAVGDLLLHWLGAGIWQAAVVLLFSILLARFLDSGNIFTTQLALQSLLVVLLPAPAGGPFTRSIDAVVGGLFALLVTVLAPKDPRREPRKDVRKLLHELAEVLRECAEALADSDSTRAWHALVRGRNCQPLVDGMRHSLRASGEVARLAPAYRRHRDELDRLEQSLDFIDLALRNSRVFARRLTSAINHAALSDEATENIAEVLQETAAAIDELSLGLAETHDGVRRAHLRTARNELSGIALRLHPKLLEVQRLEGETVVMLFRPLMVDLLEATGMDAREARDVLPAL, encoded by the coding sequence ATGGCTCCCGCAGCAGGACTTTCAGCAAGCAGGCGGTTCCTGCGCGGCCGCGTCCGCACAGGCCTGATCCGGAGCCGCAACTCCCTGGTTCCCGCCATCCAGATGACGGTCTGCGCCGTGGGCGCCTATGCTTTCGCCGAGTTCGTGCTGGGCCACGCAGATCCCCTTTTCGCTGCCACCTCGTCCCTGATTGCCCTTGGCTTCTCACGGGAGCCGCGGCTGCGGCGGGTCCTGGAGGTGGGGCTTGGGTGCACCATCGGCATCGCGGTGGGCGACCTGCTGCTGCACTGGCTGGGCGCAGGGATCTGGCAGGCCGCCGTCGTCCTGTTGTTTTCCATCCTGCTCGCCCGGTTCCTGGACAGCGGAAACATCTTCACCACCCAGTTGGCCCTGCAGTCGCTGCTGGTGGTTTTGCTGCCGGCGCCGGCTGGCGGGCCGTTCACGCGGAGCATCGACGCCGTGGTGGGCGGCCTGTTCGCCCTGCTGGTCACAGTCCTGGCTCCCAAGGACCCGCGCCGCGAGCCCCGCAAGGACGTCCGGAAACTCCTCCATGAGCTGGCGGAGGTGCTGCGTGAATGTGCGGAGGCGCTGGCGGACAGCGATTCAACCAGGGCCTGGCACGCGCTGGTCCGTGGCCGCAACTGCCAGCCACTGGTGGACGGGATGCGGCACTCCCTGCGGGCCTCCGGGGAGGTGGCCAGGCTCGCACCCGCCTACCGCAGGCACCGGGACGAGCTGGACCGGCTGGAACAGTCGCTCGATTTCATTGACCTGGCGCTGAGGAACAGCCGGGTTTTCGCGCGCAGGCTCACCAGCGCGATTAACCACGCCGCCCTCTCCGACGAGGCGACGGAGAACATCGCGGAGGTGCTGCAGGAGACGGCTGCCGCCATTGACGAGTTGTCGCTGGGCCTGGCGGAAACGCACGACGGCGTCCGCCGCGCCCACCTGCGCACGGCCCGCAACGAGCTCAGCGGGATTGCCCTGCGCCTGCACCCGAAGCTGCTGGAGGTGCAGCGGCTGGAAGGCGAAACCGTAGTGATGCTGTTCCGGCCGCTGATGGTGGACCTGCTGGAGGCCACCGGCATGGATGCCCGCGAGGCGCGGGACGTGCTGCCGGCGCTGTAA
- the pstS gene encoding phosphate ABC transporter substrate-binding protein PstS, producing MKALRFGRHAAIAVIAAGALALTSCGSDNVTGSGPGGGGQAAGGSKITGTLTGIGSSAQGAAMDAWKTEFAAANQGAIVQYSPDGSGAGRKALLDGSAQFGGSDAYLKDEEYAQSQTTCGPDGALNIPVYISPIAIAFNLPGITGLKLDAATVAKIFRGEIATWNDPAIAALNEGVSLPDLKVTPVNRSDDSGTTTNFTDYLASAAPEVWTDKASGVWPASLQGENAKGTSGVVKTVTDTPGAVTYADDSAVSGKLGVAQIKVGDAFTEISAEAAAKAVDAGTPVEGRPANDLSIKLDRKTTIEGAYPIVLVSFHIVCSTYDSQETVDLVKAFENYVVSEEGQQAAADSAKSAPLSSELAGKAAKAVESIKVKS from the coding sequence GTGAAGGCACTCCGCTTCGGCCGCCACGCGGCCATCGCTGTTATCGCAGCCGGCGCTCTCGCGCTTACCTCCTGCGGTTCAGACAACGTCACTGGCAGCGGTCCCGGCGGCGGAGGCCAGGCCGCCGGCGGCTCGAAGATCACCGGCACGCTGACGGGCATCGGTTCCTCCGCCCAGGGTGCGGCGATGGACGCGTGGAAAACTGAGTTTGCGGCCGCCAACCAGGGTGCCATTGTGCAGTATTCACCGGATGGCTCCGGTGCAGGCCGCAAGGCGCTCTTGGATGGTTCGGCCCAGTTCGGCGGTTCCGACGCCTACTTGAAGGACGAGGAATACGCCCAGTCCCAGACGACCTGCGGGCCGGATGGCGCCCTCAACATCCCGGTCTACATTTCTCCGATTGCGATCGCCTTCAACCTCCCGGGAATCACCGGGCTGAAGCTGGACGCGGCAACCGTGGCGAAAATCTTCCGCGGCGAGATCGCCACCTGGAATGATCCCGCCATCGCTGCCCTGAACGAAGGCGTCAGCCTGCCGGATCTCAAGGTCACCCCGGTGAACCGCTCCGATGACTCCGGCACCACCACCAACTTCACGGACTACCTGGCATCGGCCGCTCCCGAGGTCTGGACGGACAAGGCCTCAGGAGTCTGGCCGGCAAGCCTCCAGGGCGAGAATGCCAAGGGCACCTCCGGCGTGGTCAAGACCGTCACCGACACCCCCGGCGCCGTCACCTATGCTGACGATTCCGCCGTCAGCGGCAAGCTGGGCGTTGCGCAGATCAAGGTGGGGGACGCCTTCACCGAGATCTCCGCCGAAGCCGCAGCCAAGGCTGTTGACGCAGGGACCCCGGTCGAAGGCCGTCCCGCCAACGACCTCTCCATTAAGCTGGACCGCAAGACCACCATCGAAGGCGCCTACCCGATCGTCCTCGTCTCCTTCCACATTGTTTGCTCCACCTACGACAGCCAGGAGACCGTTGACCTGGTCAAGGCCTTCGAGAACTACGTAGTGTCCGAGGAAGGCCAGCAGGCAGCCGCGGATTCCGCCAAGTCCGCCCCGCTCTCCTCCGAGCTGGCCGGGAAGGCTGCCAAGGCCGTCGAGTCCATCAAGGTCAAGTCCTAA
- the pstC gene encoding phosphate ABC transporter permease subunit PstC, giving the protein MTATPLTSTQGAGRTGDKIFSGAALAAGCLILAVLFGVALFLVVQAIPALTAPAAEIQGGKGFFAYIWPIVIGTLIAAVIALVIATPIAIGVALFISHFAPRGLASGLGYVVDLLAAIPSVIYGAWGAAFLAKEISPAYNWLAANMGWLPIFQGPASATGKTILTAGIVLAVMVLPIITSLSREIFLQTPKLHEEAALALGATRWEMIKMSVLPFARPGIISAVMLGLGRALGETMAVALVLSSGALTASLIQSGNQTIAAEIALNFPEASGLKVSTLIAAGLVLFVITLAVNMIARWIITRHKEFSGAN; this is encoded by the coding sequence ATGACCGCCACCCCCCTGACCAGCACCCAGGGCGCCGGCCGCACCGGCGACAAAATCTTCTCCGGTGCCGCGCTGGCCGCCGGCTGCCTCATCCTCGCCGTCCTGTTCGGCGTTGCGCTCTTCCTGGTGGTCCAGGCCATCCCGGCACTGACCGCTCCGGCCGCCGAGATCCAGGGTGGTAAAGGCTTCTTCGCCTACATCTGGCCCATTGTGATCGGCACGCTCATCGCCGCCGTGATCGCCCTGGTGATCGCCACGCCCATCGCCATCGGCGTCGCGCTGTTCATTTCGCACTTCGCCCCCCGCGGCCTGGCCTCGGGCCTGGGCTACGTGGTGGACCTGCTCGCGGCCATCCCGTCCGTGATCTACGGCGCCTGGGGTGCTGCATTCCTGGCCAAGGAAATTTCCCCGGCCTACAACTGGCTGGCCGCGAACATGGGCTGGCTGCCCATCTTCCAGGGCCCGGCGTCGGCAACCGGCAAAACGATCCTGACCGCCGGCATTGTCCTGGCCGTCATGGTGCTGCCCATCATCACCTCCCTGTCCCGCGAGATCTTCCTGCAGACCCCCAAACTGCACGAAGAAGCCGCCCTGGCGCTCGGGGCCACCCGCTGGGAAATGATCAAGATGTCGGTCCTGCCCTTCGCCCGGCCGGGAATCATCAGCGCCGTCATGCTGGGCCTGGGCCGTGCCCTTGGCGAGACCATGGCCGTGGCCCTGGTGCTCTCCTCCGGCGCGCTGACCGCCAGCCTGATCCAGTCCGGCAACCAGACCATCGCCGCGGAAATTGCCCTGAACTTCCCCGAGGCAAGCGGGCTCAAGGTCAGCACCCTGATCGCCGCCGGCCTGGTCCTGTTCGTCATCACCCTGGCCGTGAACATGATCGCGCGCTGGATCATCACCCGGCACAAAGAATTCTCGGGAGCCAACTAA
- the pstA gene encoding phosphate ABC transporter permease PstA, which translates to MTSTLTPVRSKRSALTKGQLPKYAPYAVLAAALIVGAAILALIGFNAFGWGLVSALLFAIGLVSWSAAVEGSRKAKDKLATCLVVGSFLVALLPLFSVIWTVLVNGVPGLLTPGFLTYSMNGVTGVYDNRAVEEGAPVLGGIYHALLGTLEITLLATVISVPVGLLTAIYLVEYGNDGRLARAITFFVDVMTGIPSIVAGLFAAAFFFAVVGPGTKTGAVAAVALSVLMIPVVVRSSEEMLKIVPNELREAAYALGVRKWRTIIKVVIPTAISGIASGVTLAIARVIGETAPILVTAGFATSINSNVFGGWMASLPTFIYTQILNPTSPANPDPSSQRAWGAALVLIILVMILNLGARLIARVFAPKAGR; encoded by the coding sequence ATGACCTCCACGCTTACCCCCGTGCGCAGCAAGCGCTCGGCGCTCACCAAGGGCCAGTTGCCCAAATATGCGCCGTATGCGGTCCTTGCGGCCGCATTGATCGTCGGCGCCGCCATCCTGGCGCTTATCGGCTTTAATGCCTTCGGCTGGGGCCTCGTTTCCGCCTTGCTCTTTGCCATCGGGCTGGTGTCCTGGAGCGCCGCCGTGGAAGGTTCCCGCAAGGCCAAGGACAAACTGGCCACCTGCCTGGTGGTGGGATCCTTCCTGGTCGCACTGCTTCCGCTGTTTTCGGTGATCTGGACCGTACTGGTGAACGGCGTGCCTGGACTCCTCACCCCCGGCTTCCTCACGTATTCCATGAACGGCGTCACCGGCGTTTACGACAACCGGGCAGTGGAGGAGGGTGCGCCTGTCCTGGGCGGCATCTACCACGCGCTGCTGGGCACCCTGGAGATCACCCTGCTGGCCACTGTCATATCGGTGCCGGTGGGCCTGCTGACCGCGATTTACCTGGTGGAGTACGGCAACGACGGACGCCTGGCCAGGGCCATCACCTTCTTCGTGGACGTGATGACCGGCATCCCCTCCATCGTGGCCGGCCTCTTCGCCGCGGCCTTCTTCTTCGCGGTGGTAGGCCCGGGCACCAAGACCGGCGCCGTTGCCGCCGTCGCGCTTTCGGTCCTGATGATCCCGGTGGTGGTGCGCTCCAGCGAGGAAATGCTGAAGATTGTTCCCAACGAACTGCGGGAGGCGGCCTACGCCCTGGGCGTCCGCAAGTGGCGGACCATCATCAAGGTGGTCATCCCGACGGCGATCTCCGGCATCGCTTCCGGTGTCACCCTGGCCATCGCGAGGGTCATCGGCGAGACGGCCCCCATCCTGGTCACCGCAGGCTTTGCCACCAGTATCAACTCGAATGTCTTCGGCGGCTGGATGGCGTCACTGCCCACGTTCATCTACACCCAGATCCTGAACCCCACCTCGCCGGCCAACCCGGACCCGTCCTCGCAGCGGGCCTGGGGTGCTGCCCTGGTGCTGATCATCCTGGTGATGATCCTCAACCTCGGGGCCCGGCTGATCGCCCGCGTCTTCGCCCCCAAAGCCGGCCGCTGA